A stretch of the Malus sylvestris chromosome 10, drMalSylv7.2, whole genome shotgun sequence genome encodes the following:
- the LOC126584197 gene encoding protein ROOT HAIR SPECIFIC 17-like: MKKKKRDAINGHSCINITATALGGVVFKTSVLRRHFRRIRHHVFPLISAVSGCLLLFLAAFSVLAPSPVLHPHDHLSLLRHLTSDDNGDVEVWPNSEETTKFRVPESGGSLGRDLWSTRESELFYSCSNAADNFATADAKTHSNRYLLIATSGGLNQQRTGITDAVVAAYILNATLVVPKLDQKSYWKDSSNFDEIFDVDWFISSLSKDVKIIKELPTKGGKPMSVHTTRVPRKCNEKCYQNRLVPVLNKKHAVQLTKFDYRLSNRLDSDLQKLRCRANYQALKFTDTISEMGKKLVERMRMKSKHFIALHLRFEPDMLAFSGCDYGGGEKERKELGKLRKRWKTLHASNPDKVRRHGRCPLTPEEVGLMLRALGFGSDIHLYVASGEVYGGEETLAPLKALFPHFHTKETLLSKKELAPFSSFSSRMAALDFTVCDESDVFITNNNGNMAKMLAGRRRYFGHKPTIRPNAKKLSPLFINRNNMTWEEFASRLRTSQIGFMGEPNEIKLGRGEFHENPAACICSASNTKAKEVPIPQNESPDILKIDKEDYTNKDSGYVTDEQVTEDEQDWSEADYTEIANRSLGKVLPSVRVSDPSLLLKSDQPELDEFFSD; encoded by the exons atgaagaagaagaagagagacgCAATCAACGGCCACAGCTGCATCAACATCACCGCCACCGCCCTCGGCGGCGTCGTTTTCAAAACCTCTGTTCTCCGGCGACACTTCCGCCGTATCCGCCACCACGTGTTCCCGCTAATCTCCGCCGTTTCCGGTTGCCTGCTCCTCTTCCTCGCCGCCTTCTCTGTCCTCGCTCCGTCGCCGGTTCTGCATCCTCACGATCACCTCTCGCTCTTGCGTCACCTCACCTCG GATGACAATGGCGACGTTGAGGTCTGGCCAAATTCGGAGGAGACGACGAAGTTTCGCGTGCCG GAGAGTGGGGGAAGTTTAGGTCGAGATTTATGGAGTACAAGGGAATCGGAGCTTTTCTATAGCTGCAGCAATGCCGCCGATAACTTTGCAA CTGCTGATGCGAAAACTCATTCGAATCGCTACTTGTTGATTGCTACTAGTGGAGGATTGAACCAACAAAGAACAGGG ATAACAGATGCTGTCGTTGCAGCTTATATCTTGAACGCTACTCTTGTTGTTCCCAAGCTGGACCAGAAATCGTATTGGAAGGATTCCAG CAACTTCGATGAAATCTTTGATGTAGACTGGTTTATATCATCTCTCTCGAAAGATGTTAAAATCATTAAAGAGCTTCCAACAAAGGGAGGGAAACCAATGAGTGTGCATACCACGCGAGTCCCAAGGAAGTGTAATGAAAAATGTTACCAGAACCGCTTGGTGCCCGTTCTTAATAAAAAGCAT GCTGTTCAGCTCACAAAATTTGATTACAGACTTTCAAATAGGTTGGATTCAGATTTACAAAAGCTGAGATGTAGAGCCAATTATCAAGCCTTGAAATTTACCGACACGATTAGTGAAATGGGTAAAAAGTTGGTTGAGAGAATGAGAATGAAAAGCAAGCATTTCATTGCCCTGCATCTGAG GTTTGAGCCTGATATGCTGGCGTTTTCTGGATGCGATTATGGTGGgggagaaaaggaaaggaaagaacTTGGCAAACTTCGGAAAAGGTGGAAAACTTTACAT GCAAGCAACCCTGACAAGGTACGAAGACATGGTAGATGCCCGCTAACTCCAGAGGAAGTTGGTCTCATGCTTAGAGCGTTGGGTTTCGGAAGTGATATTCACTTGTATGTGGCATCCGGTGAAGTATATGGAGGTGAAGAGACATTGGCACCACTAAAAGCACTTTTCCCACACTTCCACACAAAAGAGACTTTATTAAGTAAGAAGGAGTTGGCACCATTTTCATCCTTCTCCTCTCGAATGGCTGCATTGGACTTCACTGTTTGCGATGAAAGTGATGTTTTCATCACCAACAACAATGGTAATATGGCTAAAATGTTAGCTGGTCGAAG GAGATACTTTGGTCACAAACCAACAATCCGTCCAAATGCTAAGAAACTGTCTCCGTTGTTCATAAATCGTAATAACATGACATGGGAAGAATTTGCATCGAGGCTTCGAACGAGTCAAATTGGATTCATGGGAGAGCCAAATGAGATAAAGCTCGGTAGGGGTGAGTTCCACGAAAACCCAGCAGCTTGCATTTGTAGCGCATCTAACACAAAGGCTAAGGAAGTTCCAATTCCTCAAAATGAAAGTCCCGATATCCTTAAAATAGATAAGGAGGATTATACGAACAAGGACAGTGGTTATGTGACAGATGAGCAAGTAACTGAGGACGAGCAAGATTGGTCTGAGGCGGATTATACTGAAATTGCAAATCGGTCTCTAGGGAAAGTGCTGCCTAGCGTAAGAGTTTCAGATCCAAGTCTTCTACTTAAGTCCGACCAACCAGAACTCGACGAATTCTTTTCAGACTGA